In the genome of Microbacterium endophyticum, one region contains:
- a CDS encoding Dyp-type peroxidase: MAAPDKGAKRRDGATRRQFLLGGAVAGVGAAAAIGVDYALNSPQPTDATASVPLNGEEVVPFYSAHQAGIDTDAQSHAAFIGLDLLATTDRDALRRMMRVLTDDAARLTAGESALADSEPELAVAPARLTVTFGFGPKFVSRAQGTAPAWLKPLPAFSIDQLKPEYGDGDLLLQIASDDALTVAHATRMLLKDTRSFATVRWTQRGFRRAYGSVAPGTTMRNLFGQVDGTANPSPGTPEFDRVVWSQDGWLAGGTSAVIRRTHMNLDKWDKLDRTGREQSVGRYMSNGAPLTGSTEHDEPDFDAKTSIGFPVIPEFSHMRRARSDNTAERIFRRGYNYDERPDDATVSNSGLVFVSFQADVDRQFVPVQQRLSDLDLLNEWTTPIGSAVFAIPPGCAEGGYIGETLLA; encoded by the coding sequence ATGGCAGCGCCCGACAAGGGCGCCAAGCGTCGCGACGGCGCAACCCGGCGGCAGTTCCTCCTCGGAGGTGCTGTCGCCGGCGTTGGCGCTGCCGCAGCCATTGGCGTCGATTACGCGCTGAACTCTCCGCAGCCAACGGATGCCACGGCATCCGTTCCGCTCAATGGCGAAGAGGTCGTGCCGTTCTATTCCGCGCACCAGGCCGGCATTGACACCGATGCCCAGTCGCACGCGGCGTTTATCGGGCTCGACCTGCTCGCGACTACCGACCGGGATGCGCTCCGCAGAATGATGCGCGTGCTCACCGATGATGCGGCGCGGTTGACCGCGGGAGAATCGGCGCTCGCAGACTCAGAGCCTGAACTCGCTGTTGCGCCCGCGCGCCTCACAGTGACGTTCGGGTTCGGGCCAAAGTTCGTTTCTCGCGCACAGGGCACGGCGCCCGCGTGGTTGAAGCCGCTGCCGGCCTTCAGTATCGACCAGCTAAAGCCCGAGTACGGCGACGGGGATCTGTTGCTGCAGATCGCATCGGATGACGCGCTCACCGTCGCGCACGCGACGCGCATGCTGCTGAAAGATACGCGAAGTTTCGCCACTGTGCGCTGGACCCAGCGTGGGTTTCGCCGCGCATACGGGTCGGTCGCACCCGGCACGACGATGCGAAACCTGTTCGGCCAGGTCGACGGCACGGCCAACCCGAGCCCCGGTACACCGGAGTTCGATCGCGTCGTGTGGAGTCAAGACGGGTGGCTTGCGGGAGGCACGAGCGCCGTCATCCGTCGCACGCACATGAACCTCGATAAGTGGGACAAACTCGATCGCACCGGTCGCGAACAGTCGGTCGGCAGATACATGTCGAATGGCGCACCGCTCACCGGAAGCACCGAGCATGACGAGCCCGACTTCGACGCGAAGACATCGATCGGATTCCCCGTGATTCCGGAGTTCTCGCACATGCGGCGGGCACGTAGCGATAACACTGCCGAGCGCATCTTTCGCCGCGGATACAACTACGACGAACGCCCTGACGATGCGACAGTGTCGAACTCGGGGCTCGTTTTCGTGTCGTTCCAAGCAGACGTCGACCGCCAGTTCGTGCCGGTTCAGCAGCGACTGTCGGACCTCGACCTGCTCAACGAGTGGACAACGCCGATCGGCTCAGCGGTCTTCGCCATTCCGCCCGGCTGCGCCGAAGGCGGCTACATCGGAGAGACCCTGCTCGCCTAG
- a CDS encoding DUF1295 domain-containing protein: MDKQKRASLIAVIVAVLIGALTALAGSQGGELVAGVPLFALAVAAAFLIQVLVYVPSAALKTERFFDLTGSLTFIIVSLSILLLSPSVDARSVVLAVMVIVWAIRLGSFLFVRIHKSGSDDRFDELKTSKIRFLRVWVLQGLWVSLTAAAAWIAMSSASDPVPVGWIEVIGIGMWVLGLGIEIAADWQKAAFKADSENEGSFIRSGLWSRSRHPNYFGEIVLWIGVAIVAAPALVGWQWVALISPLFVVLLLTKVSGVPLLEAKADNRWGGQRGYENYKSRTPVLIPRLRP; the protein is encoded by the coding sequence ATGGATAAGCAAAAGCGCGCTTCACTCATTGCTGTCATCGTGGCCGTTCTCATCGGAGCGCTCACCGCCCTCGCTGGAAGCCAGGGCGGTGAGCTCGTAGCCGGTGTCCCGTTGTTTGCGCTTGCTGTAGCTGCCGCGTTCCTGATTCAAGTTCTCGTGTACGTGCCGTCGGCTGCGCTCAAAACGGAGCGGTTCTTCGATCTCACCGGAAGCCTCACGTTCATCATCGTCTCGCTCAGCATCCTGCTGCTGTCGCCGAGCGTAGATGCACGCAGTGTCGTGCTCGCCGTGATGGTGATCGTTTGGGCGATTCGCCTCGGAAGCTTCCTGTTCGTTCGCATTCACAAGTCTGGCTCCGACGACCGCTTCGACGAATTGAAGACCTCCAAAATCCGGTTCCTGCGGGTGTGGGTGCTGCAGGGACTCTGGGTAAGTCTCACTGCAGCAGCCGCGTGGATTGCGATGAGCAGCGCGAGCGACCCTGTGCCGGTCGGTTGGATCGAAGTCATAGGTATCGGCATGTGGGTTCTCGGGCTCGGCATTGAGATCGCCGCCGACTGGCAGAAGGCAGCGTTCAAAGCCGACAGCGAAAACGAGGGCTCCTTCATCAGGTCGGGTCTGTGGTCTCGCTCGCGGCATCCGAACTACTTCGGAGAAATCGTGCTCTGGATAGGCGTCGCTATCGTTGCTGCTCCCGCTCTCGTCGGTTGGCAGTGGGTCGCGTTGATCTCGCCACTGTTCGTCGTACTTCTCCTCACAAAAGTGAGTGGTGTGCCGCTCCTCGAAGCCAAAGCCGACAACCGGTGGGGCGGGCAGCGGGGCTACGAGAACTACAAGAGCCGTACCCCTGTGCTGATCCCGCGGCTTCGGCCGTAG
- a CDS encoding NADPH-dependent F420 reductase produces MTTVGIIGAGNIGGTLAQGLVDRGYDVVIANSRGPETLSDLVAKLGSHARAATAQEAAEAAEWAIVTVPLKALEDVPVDALAGKIVVDTNNYYWERDGRIAELEEGRTTTAEMVQRHLAQSTVVKGFNHIAADTILTDGTPAGTPGRRALVASSNDADAAAFMTELYDQFGFDTVDVSPLSESWRVERDRPAYGVPQNAEELKANLARAER; encoded by the coding sequence ATGACAACAGTAGGAATTATCGGAGCAGGCAACATCGGCGGCACTCTCGCTCAGGGACTCGTTGACCGCGGCTACGACGTCGTGATTGCGAACTCTCGCGGCCCCGAGACGCTCAGCGATCTCGTCGCGAAGCTGGGCTCGCACGCTCGTGCCGCAACCGCACAAGAAGCAGCAGAAGCGGCGGAGTGGGCCATCGTGACGGTGCCCCTCAAAGCTCTCGAAGATGTACCGGTCGACGCTCTCGCGGGAAAGATCGTCGTCGACACGAACAACTACTACTGGGAGCGTGACGGTCGCATCGCCGAGCTCGAAGAGGGTCGGACGACCACCGCGGAGATGGTTCAGCGGCACCTTGCGCAGTCAACGGTAGTGAAGGGGTTCAATCACATCGCCGCAGACACCATCCTTACCGATGGGACTCCCGCTGGCACTCCGGGGCGCCGAGCTCTCGTCGCCTCGAGTAACGATGCTGACGCCGCAGCTTTCATGACTGAGTTGTACGACCAGTTCGGGTTTGACACCGTCGACGTCAGCCCGCTCTCCGAGAGCTGGCGCGTCGAGCGCGACCGTCCGGCATACGGCGTCCCGCAGAACGCCGAAGAGCTGAAGGCGAACCTGGCCCGCGCAGAACGCTAA
- a CDS encoding DUF4097 family beta strand repeat-containing protein, giving the protein MSTPTTTSTTGKAIAIVTIVFGALVVVATVVSAGFSTIFAPAAASNATSSQSIAVSGVTELVAEASATELTIRFADVREATLDTEGSGAAGWTFKRDGSSLKVESPSRSGVSLWFSSGIGSATLTLPEDISGLDSTLTLNAGSLDADGDFGDLDLTMNAGALTVAGSAETVTAVVNAGSAEVNVAAASAIDLSVNAGEFDAEFSGSAPEDVTLAVSAGSLTVGLPDDSYAVSTDVSLGSLTNELTTSPTSRHQVSVSLEAGSITLRPAR; this is encoded by the coding sequence ATGAGTACCCCCACCACCACGTCAACGACCGGCAAAGCGATCGCTATCGTGACGATCGTCTTCGGTGCACTGGTTGTCGTTGCAACGGTTGTCAGCGCCGGGTTCTCGACAATCTTCGCCCCGGCTGCGGCATCGAATGCGACCTCGTCGCAGTCCATAGCCGTCTCGGGAGTAACCGAGCTTGTCGCCGAGGCATCCGCGACAGAGCTCACCATCCGCTTCGCCGATGTGCGCGAAGCAACCCTCGACACCGAGGGTTCGGGTGCGGCGGGCTGGACGTTCAAGCGAGACGGTAGCTCACTGAAAGTTGAGTCACCTTCGCGCAGCGGAGTGTCGCTCTGGTTCTCCAGCGGAATCGGGAGCGCCACGCTCACACTGCCGGAAGATATTTCGGGGCTCGATTCGACCCTCACACTGAACGCGGGAAGCCTGGACGCCGACGGTGACTTCGGAGACCTCGATCTGACAATGAACGCCGGGGCACTAACCGTGGCGGGTTCGGCGGAGACCGTGACAGCGGTTGTCAACGCCGGGAGCGCTGAGGTGAATGTGGCTGCGGCATCCGCTATTGATCTTTCGGTCAACGCTGGCGAGTTCGATGCTGAATTCAGTGGTTCGGCTCCCGAAGACGTCACGCTTGCTGTGAGCGCGGGAAGCCTCACGGTCGGCCTCCCCGATGACTCCTATGCCGTCAGCACTGACGTGTCGTTGGGTTCGCTCACCAACGAGCTCACGACAAGCCCGACGTCACGCCACCAGGTGTCGGTGAGTCTTGAAGCTGGGAGCATCACCCTTCGCCCCGCTCGCTGA
- a CDS encoding AMP-dependent synthetase/ligase, with protein sequence MQESSTQLRVYLDSYRNVTDLLVRRASDAPEHAAFDVPAEKPGTWQQVTTEQFLDDVKVLAKGLIAADIAAGDTVAIMAPSRYEWAVADLAIWFAGGVVVPIYDTSSPVQVSAIVADAHVRLAVAGSATQAETLRSAFDETGAGALGVWVMDAAATGGETYTLAKLTARGNRVSDADLEHRRQSASLDDTATIVYTSGTTGEPKGAILTHRNFLGQVLNIAAAYREVVHPGGNTIIFLPLAHVLARGLQLICLASGMRIAHISDPKAVITNLPVLRPTFLVVVPRVLQKIRAAASAKAAGAGLSRMWDAASATAVEWGNHSEDRTAARASIGLRVKRACYDALFFRRLRAVMGGRVNYVLSGGAALEADLSLFFRGIGVPVIEGYGLTETTAPLTGNLPGNIRSGTVGLPLPGSTIRISAEGEILARGVGVFNGYRNPRHNEGAFVDGFFRTGDLGSLDADGRLVLCGRVKDVIVTSGGKTIVPMPWETTVEKSPLVSHAVMVGEGRSFLSALILLDPDETKAWALAEGITIEEPTGPDLTRVVDSRLRSHVQRVVNAANVRVAHSEQVRRFTLLSTDLGDSSLITPTLKIKRQVILERGSAVVDDLYR encoded by the coding sequence ATGCAGGAGTCCTCCACACAGCTTCGCGTTTACCTCGACTCGTATCGCAACGTGACCGACTTATTAGTGCGGCGGGCATCCGATGCACCCGAGCACGCCGCATTTGACGTACCGGCTGAGAAGCCAGGCACGTGGCAGCAGGTGACCACGGAGCAGTTTCTCGATGACGTGAAGGTCCTCGCCAAAGGACTCATCGCGGCAGACATCGCCGCCGGAGACACCGTCGCGATCATGGCGCCATCGCGGTACGAGTGGGCAGTTGCCGACCTGGCGATCTGGTTTGCTGGCGGCGTTGTGGTGCCGATCTACGACACATCTTCACCGGTGCAGGTCTCGGCCATCGTCGCCGACGCCCACGTGCGGCTTGCAGTGGCTGGTTCGGCGACTCAAGCTGAGACTCTGCGCTCCGCCTTCGACGAAACGGGCGCCGGCGCGCTCGGCGTCTGGGTGATGGATGCCGCCGCTACAGGCGGTGAAACTTACACTCTCGCGAAGCTCACGGCCCGCGGTAACCGCGTCAGCGACGCCGATCTTGAGCACCGCCGACAGTCTGCCAGCCTCGATGACACCGCGACGATCGTCTACACATCCGGCACGACCGGCGAGCCGAAGGGCGCGATTCTCACGCACCGAAACTTTCTCGGGCAGGTGCTGAACATTGCCGCGGCCTACCGCGAAGTCGTGCACCCGGGTGGAAATACGATCATCTTTCTTCCCCTCGCTCACGTCTTGGCTCGGGGTCTGCAGCTGATCTGTCTGGCGAGCGGTATGCGCATCGCGCACATTTCAGATCCGAAAGCTGTCATCACTAACTTGCCGGTGCTGCGCCCCACTTTCTTGGTGGTCGTGCCGCGGGTTCTGCAAAAGATTCGCGCCGCCGCGTCAGCGAAAGCTGCAGGTGCGGGCCTCTCACGGATGTGGGATGCGGCATCCGCTACGGCCGTCGAGTGGGGGAACCACAGCGAGGACCGAACGGCCGCTCGCGCGTCGATCGGTCTGCGGGTGAAGCGCGCGTGCTACGACGCTCTGTTCTTTCGTCGACTTCGTGCCGTCATGGGCGGTCGCGTCAACTACGTACTCTCGGGTGGTGCGGCGCTTGAAGCCGACCTCTCGCTGTTCTTCCGAGGTATCGGGGTCCCGGTTATCGAGGGCTACGGCCTCACCGAAACTACAGCGCCACTTACCGGCAACCTGCCCGGAAATATTCGCTCCGGCACAGTGGGGCTGCCGCTGCCCGGTTCGACAATTCGCATCAGTGCTGAGGGCGAGATTCTTGCGCGCGGGGTCGGCGTTTTTAACGGATACCGCAACCCTCGGCACAACGAAGGTGCTTTCGTCGACGGATTCTTCCGCACCGGAGACCTCGGCTCTCTCGATGCGGACGGCCGCCTCGTTCTCTGCGGCAGGGTCAAGGACGTCATCGTCACTTCCGGCGGAAAGACGATCGTGCCGATGCCGTGGGAAACCACCGTCGAAAAGAGTCCTCTCGTGTCCCACGCGGTGATGGTTGGCGAAGGCAGATCTTTCCTTTCGGCTCTCATCCTCCTCGACCCAGACGAAACGAAAGCGTGGGCACTCGCCGAAGGCATAACCATCGAAGAACCGACCGGCCCGGATCTGACCAGAGTCGTCGATTCACGTTTGCGCTCGCACGTTCAGCGCGTCGTCAACGCCGCCAACGTGCGCGTCGCTCACAGCGAGCAAGTACGCCGATTCACCCTGCTCTCAACAGATCTCGGCGACAGTTCGCTCATCACCCCCACTCTCAAAATCAAGCGCCAAGTCATCCTCGAGCGCGGCTCCGCCGTCGTCGATGACCTCTACCGCTAA
- a CDS encoding Cof-type HAD-IIB family hydrolase has protein sequence MTYLADAEALAARTPDIRLVAVDMDGTLLDENGVVPPGLWPMLKRLADRGIAFAPASGRQYATLRREFEGHSDGMVFIAENGTFVLRGEDEVSSAPMDRAFVDDLVRHLRDSPHDIGVVVCGKESAYIERDDEAFRSEASKYYARLEVVPDVIDVHDDVLKIAVFDFGHAEETTAPALEHLRATHQVVVSGEHWVDVMNAGVNKGNALRRLQDVLGVTPAQTVVFGDYLNDLEMMDAADHSFAMANAHPLIAERARYRAPSNRDHGVIAVLELLVP, from the coding sequence ATGACTTATCTCGCTGATGCTGAAGCGCTCGCTGCCCGTACCCCCGACATTCGGCTCGTTGCCGTCGATATGGACGGCACACTGCTCGACGAAAACGGTGTCGTTCCGCCCGGCCTCTGGCCGATGCTCAAGCGCCTTGCCGATCGCGGTATCGCCTTCGCTCCGGCGAGCGGCCGGCAATACGCCACGCTTCGCCGCGAGTTCGAAGGCCACAGCGACGGCATGGTCTTCATCGCCGAGAACGGCACATTCGTGCTTCGGGGTGAAGATGAAGTGAGCAGCGCACCGATGGATCGCGCCTTCGTCGACGATCTCGTGCGACACCTCCGCGATTCTCCGCACGACATCGGCGTGGTGGTCTGCGGTAAGGAGTCGGCCTACATCGAACGCGACGACGAAGCGTTCCGGTCTGAGGCGTCAAAGTATTACGCGCGGCTCGAAGTCGTGCCAGACGTCATTGACGTTCACGACGACGTCTTGAAGATCGCGGTCTTCGACTTCGGCCACGCCGAAGAGACCACAGCACCGGCTCTTGAACACCTTCGTGCGACGCACCAGGTCGTTGTTTCTGGCGAGCACTGGGTGGATGTCATGAACGCCGGAGTCAATAAGGGCAATGCGCTCCGCCGCCTGCAAGATGTGCTCGGCGTGACTCCGGCGCAGACCGTGGTGTTCGGCGATTACCTCAATGACCTCGAAATGATGGATGCCGCTGACCACTCATTCGCGATGGCCAATGCGCACCCGCTCATCGCCGAACGCGCGCGCTACCGGGCGCCGTCGAACCGCGACCACGGTGTGATCGCGGTTCTCGAGCTGCTCGTTCCGTAA
- a CDS encoding response regulator transcription factor, translating into MRILICEDSVLLREGLVRLLEDAGHDVVAALADATELDDAVAESAPDLCILDVRLPPTFTDEGIGAAVRLRTAQPSLPVLVLSQYVEERYASELITGSAGAIGYLLKDRVADVTEFLDSVARIGAGATVLDPEVVAQLLSRRTRDDRMQRLTDRERSVLALIAEGRSNQAIAAALFVSEASVEKYITAIFQKLGLEPDESGNRRVLAALAHLEHGNDSPQTGTVK; encoded by the coding sequence ATGCGCATCTTGATCTGTGAAGACTCGGTACTCCTCCGCGAGGGCCTGGTGCGCCTCCTCGAAGATGCGGGTCACGACGTGGTGGCGGCTCTCGCCGATGCCACGGAACTTGACGATGCGGTCGCGGAGTCGGCGCCCGATCTCTGCATTCTTGATGTGCGCCTTCCTCCGACGTTTACCGATGAGGGCATTGGCGCCGCGGTCAGGCTCCGCACAGCACAGCCCTCGCTTCCGGTGCTGGTGTTGTCGCAGTACGTCGAAGAGCGATACGCGAGCGAACTCATCACGGGCTCGGCTGGAGCAATCGGATATCTCCTCAAGGACCGTGTCGCTGACGTCACAGAGTTTCTCGATTCGGTCGCGCGTATCGGGGCCGGTGCGACAGTGCTCGACCCCGAGGTCGTCGCGCAACTGCTGTCGCGGCGCACGCGAGACGACAGGATGCAGCGCCTCACCGACCGCGAACGCTCGGTGCTCGCCCTCATCGCAGAAGGCCGCTCTAACCAGGCGATCGCTGCGGCGCTTTTCGTCTCGGAGGCGAGCGTTGAGAAGTACATCACCGCGATTTTTCAGAAGCTCGGCCTCGAGCCAGACGAGTCCGGAAATCGGCGCGTGCTCGCAGCACTCGCGCATCTTGAACACGGCAATGATTCACCCCAGACAGGAACTGTGAAATGA
- a CDS encoding sensor histidine kinase, whose product MTTETLAAPPPSVVPAPSARQLNTPARVLGAIAQLAALGILGSVVFGALATLLALGLGLLPVLGIGLLFLLGFIYALFALGWLETARVSGLYSLGIPPLSRRRRQKPGFSGFLRMVWQQFIDVSMWRAVASFAISAILGFVVLALLSSVGHSIALAFAPLYRGAGTSSELWGSTLAISTEWAPLVGIVMALAALAGVVGIAVLHGVIARAVVVPSLEAHFAEQARTSSEQRAGAIRASEVERTRIERDLHDGVQPRLVSIGMTLGMAQQKIDDDPEAAKALVSEAHTSTKAAITDLRQLARGIHASVLDDRGLDAALSALAGRSHIPVHLDVRLDGRCSKNAEAAVYFVVAETLTNAAKHSRASEARVVVRLRDTDDIDGAAGQMLWARVEDNGIGGARVVPGGGLDGITNRVLAAGGTARLESPIGGPTSLEVNVPCAS is encoded by the coding sequence ATGACCACAGAAACCCTCGCGGCGCCGCCACCGTCCGTTGTGCCCGCCCCCTCAGCACGACAGCTGAACACTCCTGCCCGCGTGCTCGGAGCTATCGCTCAGCTGGCAGCTCTCGGCATCCTGGGTTCTGTCGTCTTCGGGGCTCTGGCCACACTCCTCGCACTCGGGTTGGGCCTGCTGCCGGTGCTCGGAATCGGGTTGCTATTCCTCCTCGGATTCATCTACGCACTCTTCGCCCTCGGCTGGCTCGAAACCGCACGGGTCAGCGGACTTTACTCACTCGGCATCCCCCCACTCTCTCGTCGGCGCCGCCAGAAGCCCGGTTTCAGCGGCTTCCTCCGCATGGTGTGGCAGCAGTTCATCGACGTGTCGATGTGGCGAGCGGTAGCAAGCTTTGCAATTTCAGCAATCCTCGGCTTCGTCGTCTTGGCACTCCTCAGCAGCGTCGGACACTCGATTGCTCTCGCATTCGCTCCGCTCTACCGCGGTGCCGGCACGAGCTCAGAACTCTGGGGCAGCACTCTCGCGATCTCAACCGAGTGGGCACCGCTGGTCGGCATCGTGATGGCGCTCGCGGCGCTTGCCGGCGTTGTCGGCATCGCAGTGTTGCACGGCGTGATCGCGCGAGCTGTCGTGGTGCCCTCGCTCGAAGCGCACTTCGCTGAGCAAGCGCGAACCTCGAGCGAGCAGCGAGCGGGCGCCATCCGCGCGTCAGAAGTCGAGCGCACGCGCATCGAGCGCGACCTGCACGACGGCGTTCAGCCGCGGCTCGTTTCGATCGGCATGACTCTTGGCATGGCACAGCAAAAAATCGACGACGATCCCGAAGCCGCAAAAGCGCTCGTGAGCGAGGCCCATACCTCAACCAAGGCCGCGATAACCGACCTTCGGCAGCTGGCCCGAGGCATCCATGCGTCTGTTCTTGACGACCGCGGCCTCGACGCTGCTCTCTCGGCCCTGGCGGGGCGATCACATATTCCCGTGCACCTTGATGTGCGCCTCGACGGGCGCTGCAGCAAAAATGCCGAGGCCGCCGTGTACTTCGTCGTGGCCGAAACTCTCACCAATGCTGCAAAGCATTCCCGCGCAAGCGAAGCCCGGGTGGTCGTTCGACTGCGTGACACTGACGATATCGACGGTGCAGCGGGTCAAATGCTGTGGGCACGCGTCGAAGACAACGGAATAGGTGGTGCGCGCGTAGTGCCGGGAGGCGGCCTCGATGGAATCACCAACCGTGTGCTTGCCGCTGGCGGTACAGCCCGACTTGAGAGTCCGATCGGCGGACCAACGTCACTGGAGGTGAACGTGCCATGCGCATCTTGA
- a CDS encoding serine hydrolase domain-containing protein: MSQATAVLARFVDAVDREGLGAYGVHVLVGNDHAEHRWRSDDRENLYSVSKGVCVLAIGIAIDEGLISLETGVAEALPHFTLGAGAESVTLRHLLTMSSGIDFEWFADSPVTSPDLAQQMLERPTQGAGTVFQYSDASTYVAMRMLASAVGDVVAWLRPRLFDPLNIHNPQWQRCPQGFIFGGSGLELRTEELARIGRVLRDRGLWRSTRIVSADWVDAMHTDWVRTGGDAPFAHYSLAVWEGPGECWRLDGRYGQYVVIDQQQDAVITITAHEEHRDHLLAEFAARALRQ, from the coding sequence ATGTCTCAAGCCACAGCGGTTCTCGCACGCTTCGTTGACGCCGTGGATCGTGAGGGTCTTGGCGCCTACGGCGTGCACGTCCTCGTCGGAAATGACCATGCTGAACACCGGTGGCGAAGCGATGATCGCGAGAACCTCTACTCGGTGTCCAAAGGCGTGTGTGTTCTCGCCATCGGTATAGCGATCGACGAGGGGCTCATATCGCTTGAGACCGGGGTCGCGGAGGCCCTTCCGCACTTCACGCTGGGCGCTGGTGCGGAATCGGTGACTCTGCGGCACCTCTTGACGATGTCGAGCGGAATCGACTTCGAGTGGTTCGCCGATTCTCCCGTAACGTCTCCAGATCTCGCTCAGCAGATGCTCGAGCGACCGACCCAGGGAGCTGGAACTGTCTTTCAGTACTCGGATGCCAGCACATATGTCGCGATGAGAATGTTGGCATCGGCTGTGGGAGATGTCGTTGCGTGGCTTCGTCCGAGGCTGTTCGATCCGCTCAACATTCACAACCCGCAGTGGCAGCGCTGCCCGCAGGGATTTATCTTCGGCGGGAGTGGTCTGGAGCTTCGCACCGAAGAGCTCGCGAGAATCGGCCGCGTGCTGCGTGACCGCGGACTGTGGCGTTCCACCCGGATCGTCTCAGCCGATTGGGTCGACGCCATGCACACGGATTGGGTTCGGACCGGCGGCGACGCTCCATTCGCGCACTACAGTCTCGCTGTTTGGGAGGGCCCCGGCGAGTGCTGGCGGCTTGACGGCCGCTACGGTCAATATGTCGTCATCGACCAACAGCAGGATGCCGTCATCACCATCACGGCGCACGAAGAGCACCGCGATCATCTCCTCGCGGAGTTCGCCGCGCGCGCACTCCGACAGTAG
- a CDS encoding copper resistance CopC family protein produces MRKIRTFAAGMLVGAVVILATAVPASAHDELLESSPAYNAQLDAAPTEITLTFSADVLEMGAVVIVADANDTDWAASEPEISGESVTVGLQTDMPDAGYEVRWRVVSSDGHPISGVIPFTIGNASPLVRASAGPSETATPSPTTNTQITSEDGGALRPIVIGVIGAAAAVAIFAVILYFRRRAHAGGTDDEPRAPSEKL; encoded by the coding sequence ATGCGCAAAATTCGTACCTTCGCGGCCGGCATGTTGGTAGGTGCTGTGGTGATTCTCGCCACAGCGGTTCCGGCATCCGCTCACGATGAATTGTTGGAAAGTAGTCCGGCGTACAACGCTCAGTTGGATGCCGCGCCCACCGAAATCACACTGACCTTCTCGGCTGACGTGCTCGAGATGGGCGCGGTCGTGATCGTCGCAGATGCGAACGACACCGACTGGGCAGCGAGCGAACCTGAAATATCGGGGGAGAGCGTCACGGTCGGCTTGCAGACAGACATGCCGGATGCCGGTTACGAAGTGCGTTGGCGCGTCGTTTCTTCCGATGGACACCCGATTTCGGGAGTAATTCCGTTCACGATCGGGAACGCCTCGCCGCTCGTGCGCGCTTCGGCGGGCCCTTCGGAGACGGCGACTCCGTCGCCCACAACAAACACTCAGATCACTTCAGAAGACGGCGGCGCCCTCCGGCCCATCGTCATCGGCGTCATCGGCGCGGCCGCAGCGGTCGCGATCTTTGCCGTCATCCTTTACTTCCGTCGTCGCGCTCACGCCGGCGGCACCGACGACGAGCCACGTGCTCCGTCGGAAAAACTTTGA
- a CDS encoding copper chaperone PCu(A)C, giving the protein MITRTTTATRLGILLAAAAVALTGCASTTDSSPSDSPLPAGGTVTISDAWVKAADSGMSAAFGELTNAGTADATIVSISSDAATSLQLHETVENDSGDMVMQEKEGGFVIPAGGTLTLEPGGNHFMLMDLTEPLVAGDDVSFTVTFSDDSTYEFTAPVKDYSGANENYEDDGMDMGTDSDMDMGN; this is encoded by the coding sequence GTGATCACTCGCACCACTACCGCAACCCGCCTCGGAATCCTCCTCGCGGCCGCAGCCGTCGCACTCACCGGTTGCGCGTCTACTACCGATTCGTCGCCGTCTGATTCACCCCTCCCAGCCGGAGGTACCGTCACCATTTCGGACGCATGGGTCAAAGCCGCTGACTCAGGCATGTCGGCAGCATTCGGCGAACTCACCAACGCAGGCACCGCAGACGCGACCATCGTCTCGATTAGCTCCGACGCCGCCACGAGCTTGCAGCTCCACGAAACCGTCGAGAACGACTCTGGCGACATGGTGATGCAAGAAAAAGAGGGTGGATTCGTCATCCCCGCCGGCGGCACGCTCACGCTCGAACCGGGTGGAAACCACTTCATGCTCATGGATCTCACCGAACCCCTCGTCGCGGGCGACGATGTGAGCTTCACGGTGACGTTCTCGGATGACTCGACCTACGAATTCACGGCTCCCGTGAAGGACTACTCCGGCGCCAACGAGAACTACGAAGACGATGGCATGGACATGGGCACCGACTCCGACATGGACATGGGCAACTAA